The following are encoded together in the Vigna angularis cultivar LongXiaoDou No.4 chromosome 9, ASM1680809v1, whole genome shotgun sequence genome:
- the LOC108347189 gene encoding agamous-like MADS-box protein MADS3, with amino-acid sequence MGRGRVELKRIENKINRQVTFSKRRNGLLKKAYELSVLCDAEVALIIFSSRGKLYEFGNVGITKTIDRYQRCSFTPQDEQHVECETQSWYQEVSKLKAKYESLQRTQRHLLGEDLGPLNIKELQNLEKQLEGALAQARQRKTQIMIEQMEELRRRERHLGDMNKQLRLKLESEGFNLKAMESLWSSTSAAGNTAFPFQPPQTNPLDYQTEPFLQIGYQQYVQAEASNVPKSMACETNFMQGWIL; translated from the exons atgggAAGAGGGAGGGTTGAGCTGAAGAGGATAGAGAACAAAATCAACCGCCAAGTTACTTTCTCAAAAAGAAGGAACGGTTTGCTCAAGAAAGCCTATGAGCTCTCAGTTCTCTGTGATGCTGAGGTTGCTCTCATCATTTTCTCAAGCAGAGGGAAGCTCTATGAATTTGGAAATGTTGG CATTACCAAAACTATTGACCGATACCAACGTTGCTCGTTTACTCCTCAAGATGAACAACATGTTGAATGTGAAACTCAG AGCTGGTACCAAGAGGTGTCAAAGCTGAAGGCAAAGTACGAGTCTCTGCAAAGGACCCAGAG GCATTTGCTTGGAGAAGATCTTGGACCATTGAACATAAAGGAGTTGCAGAATCTTGAGAAACAGCTTGAAGGGGCATTAGCACAAGCCAGACAAAGGAAG ACACAAATCATGATTGAACAAATGGAAGAGCTCCGCAGAAGG GAGCGCCATCTTGGAGATATGAACAAGCAGCTCAGACTGAAG CTTGAATCAGAGGGATTTAATCTTAAAGCTATGGAAAGCTTGTGGAGCTCTACTTCAGCTGCTGGAAATACTGCCTTTCCCTTTCAACCTCCTCAAACCAACCCTTTGGATTACCAGACTGAACCCTTTTTGCAAATAGG GTACCAACAATATGTTCAAGCTGAGGCATCTAATGTTCCAAAGAGCATGGCTTGTGAGACTAACTTCATGCAGGGATGGATCCTTTGA